A genome region from Lycium ferocissimum isolate CSIRO_LF1 unplaced genomic scaffold, AGI_CSIRO_Lferr_CH_V1 ctg15702, whole genome shotgun sequence includes the following:
- the LOC132042499 gene encoding uncharacterized protein LOC132042499 has protein sequence MSPTCAFSSLVGFAEQQESWKNEERVDRDQNKKARSAGGFSGNNYKGGQSKGYSAPAQSGTYSHASVPSGRQGQKNNNNSKFSQGSSRPPVWEERIYHHCGIRGHIKRECRKWLREMAAMNSQKNDSPVFVSAKNPPAGNANNNNQNARNNGKGKEVANTSGGGTTRLYGLTRREAAEASDAVVTVYRNCVVVIKGRKTMADLYELEMVDFDVIMGMNWLSACYANVDYRHKLAHFAFPNEPVIVWEGEIAKPRGRFISYLKAHKMITKGCIYHLVVVIDTKALVPEFAFVPIVSDYPKVFPKDLPSIPPDRVIDFGIDVIPNTQPIHIPPYCMAPAELRELKNQLKDLLDKGFKASSCCLLERKRTKFLTLRVLSRSCLLEEGWFP, from the exons atgtctcctacttgTGCTTTCTCATCTTTGGTTGGGTTTGCTGAGCAACaagagagttggaaaaatgaggAGAGGGTGGATCGAGATCAGAACAAGAAGGCCCGATCGGCGGGTGGTTTCAGTGGTAATAATTATAAGGGAGGGCAGAGTAAAGGGTATTCTGCACCTGCTCAGTCTGGCACTTATTCCCATGCTAGTGTGCCTTCTGGTAGGCAAGgccagaaaaataataataatagtaagttTTCGCAGGGAAGTAGTCGTCCGCCAGTGTGGGAAGAGCGTATCTATCATCATTGTGGGATTAGAGGCCACATTAAGAGGGAATGCAGAAAGTGGCTACGTGAGATGGCTGCTATGAATAGCCAAAAGAATGATTCGCCTGTTTTTGTATCTGCTAAAAATCCGCCTGCTGGTAATGCTAacaataataatcagaatgctcgtAATAATGGCAAGGGAAAGGAAGTTGCTAATACTTCTGGTGGAGGGACAACTCGACTTTATGGGCTGACTCGTAGGGAGGCAGCTGAGGCTTCTGACgctgtggttacag tgtatagaaattgtgttgttgtgatcaagGGACGTAAGACCATGGCtgatttgtatgaacttgagatggtggattttgatgtaattatggggatgAACTGGTTGTccgcatgttatgctaatgtggattatCGCCATAAGTTAGCTCATTTCGCCTTTCCTAATGAGCCTGTTATTGTGTGGGAGGGTGAAATTGCTAAAccaaggggtagatttatttcctatcttaaagcTCATAAGATGATCACTAAGGGAtgtatttaccatttggttgttgttattgatacaAAAGCCCTAGTACCCGAATTTGCATTTGTTCCCATAGTTAGTGATTATCCCAAAGTGTTTCCCAAAGATCTTCCTAGTATTCCTCCTgatagagttattgattttgggattgatgttattcctaACACCCAACCTATTCATATCCCACCTTATTGTATGGCTCCAGCAGAGCTAAGGGAGTTAAAGAatcaattgaaggacttgttggataaaggtTTCAAGGCTTCATCTTGTTGTTTGTTAGAAAGAAAAAGGACCAAGTTCCTCACCTTAAGGGTCCTTTCTAGGTCTTGTTTGTtagaagaaggatggttcccttag